In Acidimicrobiales bacterium, the genomic stretch GCGGCCGCGGACCGGGGTCGGGCCGGTGACGGTGAGGGTGGCGCTCACGGGCGCCCCAGCGGGGCGACCGAGGCCCGGTAGCCGCGGGCGGCCAGGCCGTCCCGCAGGCGGGCGCCGGCCTCGCCGTCGACGAGGAGCAGCAGCACGCCCCGGTCGCCCTCGGCCGAGTGGGCGATCTCGAGGTCGGCGATGTCGGCGCCGAGGTCGGTGGCCAGGGTGGTGACCTCGGCCAGCACGCCGGGCCGGTCGGGCACCGGGACCCGCAGCTCGACCAGGCCGGCCGGCCGGGCCCACCGGGCCGGCAGGTTCGACCGGGCCGACCTCGCCCGTTCCAGCGCGGTGAGCAGGGCCCGGCGGTCGCCGGCCGCCACCACGGCCCGAACGTCGGCGAGGGTGGCCAGGAGGCGGTCGAGGGCGGCGACGATGGCGTCCCGGTTCTCGCCGCACACGTCGGGCCAGATGGCCGGCGTGCCGGAGGCGACCCTGGTCATGTCCCGGAACCCGCCGGCGGCCAGGCGCAGGAGCGCCGGGTCCTCCCCCGCCCCCTCGGCAGCGAGGGCCATGAGCGCCGCCGCCGTCAGGTGGGGCACGTGGGAGACGACGGCGACGATCTCGTCGTGGCGCTCGGGTGGGAGGGCGACGACCTCCGCCCCGAGCGAGGTGACGGCGGCGTGGACGGCGGCGTAGGCGTCGGGGTCGGTGTCGGCCGTCGGGGTCAGCACCCAGGTGGCGCCCTCGAACAGGTCGGCGCTGGCCCCGTCGACCCCGTCCTGCTCCGAGCCGGCCATCGGGTGGCCGCCCACGAACCGGGGCGAGCCGACGGCGGCGACGACCGGCGCCTTGACCCCGCCGACGTCGGTCACCACCCCCGGCCCCCTGGCCAGCGCGGCGGCGGCCTCGGCGGCGACCGCGCCCACCGGGGTGGCGACCACCGTGAGGTCGGCGGCCGGGTCGAGGCCGACGGCGTCGACCGCCCCGACCTCCCTGGCCCGCTCGGCCCTCGCCCCGTCCCGGTCGGTGCCGGTGACGTGCCAGCCCTGGCGGCGCAGGGCGAGGCCGACCGAGGCGCCGACCAGCCCGGTCCCGACGACGGCGGCCCTCGGCGTCACTGGGCCAGGTCCAGCCGCAGGTCGACCGCCCCCTCGAGGTAGACGTGCTCGAGCTCGTCCCTGGCCCGCTCGGTCGTCAGGTGGATCAGCACCCGGATGCAGCGGGGCTTGCCGCCGTCCACGTCCAGCTCCTGCGCGCAGAGCAGGGGGACGGCGCCGAAGCCGACGGCCCGGGCCGCCTCCGCGGGGAACATCGAGCGCACGTCGGCCGTCGCCGTGAACAGCACGCTGATCAGGTCGTCCTCCACCACGCCGTTGCGGGCCATCAGCTCGGAGAGCAGCGCGACGACGCGCTCGCGGACCTGTTCGGGGGTGTCGGCGTCCACGGTGGTCGCCCCTCGGAGGGCTCGGACGGCGGGGGGCACGACGGCCGATGCTATTGCCCCGCCCGCCCCGCCTCCGTGCCCGGCCCGTCGCCGCCCCGGGCCTGGCCGCCACGGCTCTCCCCGCTCGGAGCCTCACCGCCGCGGCCCTCCCCGCTTCGAGAGTCACCGCTCGGGGCCTCGCCGCTCCGGTCCTCGCCGCTCTGGGCCTCGCCGCCTCGGGCCTCGCCGCTTGGGACCTCGCCGCCCCGGGCCTCGCGGCCGGCGGCCGGGCCACCGGCGGCGGCCCGCTCCAGCGCCCGGACCTCGTCGACCTCCAGGCGGCGCCAGGCGCCGGGCGGCAGGCGGCGGTCGGCCAGCGGGCCGATTCTCGTGCGCACCAGCCGGGTCACCGGGTGGCCGACGGCCTCGCACATGCGCCGGACCTGGCGGTTCCGCCCCTCGTGGATCGTGATCCGCAGCAGCGACGGCCCCACCTGGGCGACCCTGGCCGGCGCCGTCCGCCCGTCCTCCAGGTCCACCCCCTCCCGCAGCCGGCGCACGGCCGCCCTCGTCGGCCGGCCCTCGATGGCGACCAGGTACTCCTTGTCCACGCCGAACGACGGGTGGGTGAGCCGGTGGGCGAGGTCGCCGTCGTTCGTGAGGAGGAGCAGGCCCTCGGTGTCGGCGTCCAGCCGGCCGACCGGGAACACCCGCGGCTCCGCCGGCACGAGCTGGACGACGGTGGGCCGGCCCTGGGGGTCGGCGGCCGTGGTCACCACCCCGGCCGGCTTGTTCAGCAGGTAGTGGACGAGGTCGGGCCGGACGCCGATGGGCACGCCGTCGACCGCCACCCTCGCCCGCTCGGGGTCGACCCGCCGCCCAAGGAGGGCGACCTCGCCGTCGACGGTCACCCGGCCGGCCTCGATCAGCTCCTCGCACACCCGCCGGCTCCCGAGCCCGGCCCTGGCGAGGACCTTCTGGAGGCGCTCGCCCTCGGCCTCAGGCACTCCCGGCGTCGGCCTCGGCCCCGGCCTCGGGCGGCGTGCGCAGCGAGTGCTCGAGCGCCTCGGCGACGTCCGGCCCGGGCACGAACTCGCCGAGGGGCGGGAGGTCGGCCAGGCCGTCGAGCCCGAGCCGCTCGAGGAACAGCCGGGTGGTGCCGAACAGGACGGCCTGGCCCGGCCCGCTGTCCCTCGCCACCTCCTCCACGTAGCCCCGCTGCTGGAGCGTGCGCAGCACGCCGTCGACGTTCACCCCCCGGATGGCGGCGACCTGGGCCCGGGACACGGGCTGCTTGTAGGCGACGATGGCGAGGGTCTCGAGGGCGGCGGCCGACAGCCGGGCCGACTGGCCCTCGAGGGCGAACCGCTCGACGTAGGCGGCGAGGTCGCCGGCGCTCTGGTAGCGCCACCCGCCGGCCACCCGCACGAGCTCGAAGCCCCGGCCCTCGGCCCGGTAGGCGGCGGCCAGCGCCGCGCACGCCTCGTCCACCCGGGCCGGCGCCACCTCGAGGAGCTGGGCCAGCAGGTGGGGGTCGACGGGGTCGATGGCGACCATGACGATCGCCTCGATGGCCCTCGCGATCTCGGGCTCGGTCATCCCTCGTACGCGTCCACGGTGGTGAGGTCCACGAGCGGGCGGCCGTCCTCGTCGCCCTCGGCCCCGACCCAGACGATCTCGATGTCGCCGAACGAGCCCCGCTGGTGGAGGTCGACGAGGCCCCGGCGGAACAGCTCGAGGATGGCGAGGAAGCGCACGACCACGTCGAGGCGGGCGGCCAGCGAGGCGGTCAGGCGGCGGAACCCGATGCGGCCGACCCGGGGCAGCTCGTCCACCAGCTCCTCGACGGCGTCGGTCACGCTCGCCCTGATCGGGGCGACGTGGTCGAGGTCGACCCGGGGCGCCGGCTTCGGGGCCACCGCCCGCAGGAACGCGGCCCGCAGGTCGGCCGGCGCCACCCCGGCCAGCAGGTCGGGGGCCACGTCGGCGAAGCGCTCGTCCGGCCCGGCCACCCGGGGCAGCGAGCGCCCGGCCCGGTCGGCGAGGCGGCCGAGGGCGAGGGCCGCGTCCTTGAACGTCTTGCACTCGAGCAGGCGGGCGAGGAGGAGGTCCCGCTCCTCCCAGAGGGCGAGCTCCTCGTCGAGGTCGACGTCGTCGGCGCCGGGCAGCAGGCGGCTGCTCTTCAGCTCCACGAGGGTGGCGGCGATGAGCAGGAACTCGGTGGCGACCTCGAGGTCGACGGCGCCCGCCTCCCGCCGGATCCGGTCGAGCTCGCCCAGGTAGGCGTCGACGATCCTGGCCAGGGGCACGTCGTAGAGGTCCACCTGCTCCTTCAGGATCAGGTGGAGCAGGAGGTCGAACGGCCCCTCGAACACCGGGGTCGACACCTCGTAGGCCATGGCGGCCATCGTACGAGCGGGCACCCGGCCGGTGGCGCACCCCCGCCCCGCCTACGATCGGCGGATGCCTCGGGTGTTCTCCGGCATCCAGCCGAGCGGCGACCTGCACCTCGGGAACTACCTCGGCGCGCTGCGCCGGTTCGCGTTCGCGCAGCACGAGGCCGACTCGTTCTTCTGCATCGTCGACCTGCACGCGCTGACCGTCCCCCAGGACCCGGTGCGGCTGCGGGCCCGCACGATCGAGGCGGCCGCCCTGTACCTCGCCGTCGGCCTCGACCCCGACGTGTGCACCCTGTTCGCGCAGAGCCACGTCGCCGAGCACACCGGGCTCGCCTGGCTGCTCGAGTGCACGGCCAGCTTCGGCGAGCTGCGGCGGATGACCCAGTTCAAGGAGAAGAGCGAGGGCCAGGACTTCGTGTCGGCCGGGCTGTTCACCTACCCGGTGCTGATGGCCGCCGACATCCTCCTCTACGACACCGACGAGGTGCCGGTGGGCGACGACCAGCGCCAGCACCTTGAGCTGACCCGGGACGTCGCCATCCGCTTCAACTCCCGCTTCGGCGACGTGTTCCGGGTGCCCGAGGCCGCCATCCCCCGGGTGGCGGCGCGGGTCATGGACCTCCAGCGGCCGACGGCGAAGATGTCGAAGTCGGCCGACTCGCCCCAGGGCACCGTGCTCATCCTGGACGACCCGGCCGTGATCGACCGCAAGTTCCGCCGGGCGGTGACCGACACCGGCACCGAGGTCGTCTACGACCCCGAGGAGAAGCCCGGGGTGTCGAACCTGCTCTCGATCCTGGCCGCCGCCACCGACCGGACGCCCGAGCAGGTGGCCGAGGGCTACTCGCAGTACGGCCCGCTGAAGGCCGACACGGCGGCCGCGGTGATCGAGCTGCTGCGGCCCGTGCAGGAGCGCTACCGCGAGCTGGCCGCCGACCCCGGGACGGTCCACGCCATGCTGGCCAAGGGCGCGGGCAAGGCGGAGCCGGTGGCGGTCGCCACCCTGGCCCGGGCCAGGGACGCGGTCGGCCTCGTGCCCAGGGGCTGAGCCGGCCCGAACGACCCCCGAGTCGCGGCTCGGTCCTCTTCCGGCGCGCGTGCCGAGGCGGCCGAGCCGTCGGGCGCCCGTGCCGGCGCGGTCGAGCGGGCTCAGTCGTCGTCGGCGGCGTGCAGCGCGGCGGCGACGTCGGCCGGCAGGCTCCACCGGTCGGCCGGCAGGTGGTGCTCCCTCGCCCAGGCGACCGTCACCGGGTCGCTGCCGGCGAGGGCGAGGAGGTCGGCGCCGATGTCCGGGTGGCGCAGGTAGAGGCCGACCCGGCGGGTGAAGCCCCGCCCCTCGGACCACATGCCGGCCGTCTCGCGGCCGGCGACCATGGCGGCCAGGGTGGCCACCACCCGGCCGTAGGTGCCGAGCCCGGCCTCGACCTTGCCGACGTCGTGGAGCAGGGCGGCGGCCACCACCGGCCGGTCGGCCCGGTCGCCGAGCGCGGCGGCGGCCCGCCGGGCCACGCCGACCGCGTGCCGCCGGTCGGCCCTCGACATGCGCCCCCACAGGTCCGCCTCCCCCGCCACGAGGTGGGAGCGGGCCCAGGCGTCGTCGCCGGCCGGCGGGCCGAACGGCCAGAGCGACCCGGCGAAGCGCCGGACGAGGTGCGCCGCCCCGCCCACCGTCAGAGCAGGCCGGCCCAGCGGTCGATGGCCCAGCCGAACACACCGTCGAGGGCGCGCGGCGCCAGCAGGATCACGGCCAGCACCACCCCCATCGACCAGCGCCTGGCCCGGTGCCAGGCGGGCAGCACGCGGGCCGGGAGGAACCGCTCGACCAGCGCCGACCCGTCGAAGGGCGGCACCGGCAGCAGGTTGAACACGGCGAGGACCACGTTGACGACGCCGGTGAGCACCAGCGCGAGGCGGACGTCGCCGTGCGGGTCGAAGGCCCGCAGGGCGAGCGCGGCGGCGAGGGAGAGGAGCAGGTTCGTGGCCGGTCCGGCGAGGCTGACCCACAGCAGCTGGCGGCGGGGGTCGCGGAGGCGGGACGGGACGACGGGCACGGGCTTGGCCCAGCCGATCACCCCGGCGCCGGACAGGGCGAGCAGGGCGGGCAGCAGGATCGTGCCGAACGGGTCGACGTGGGGCAGCGGGTTGAGCGTGAGGCGGCCGGCCCGCTTGGCGGTGTCGTCGCCGAAGCCGAGGGCGACCACTCCGTGCGCCACCTCGTGCAGGATCACCGACGGCACCAGCACGGCGATCAGCAGGACGGTGGTCGTGCTCACCACCCCGAGGCTACGGGCCGCCGCCCGCCCGGCGGAGTCGCCGCCCGCTCACCGGCGGGGCTCAGGCGTGGTCGATGCAGAAGCGGGTGGCCGGCATGGCCTCGAGGCGGGGCTCGGCGATGTCCCGGCCGCACACCTCGCAGCGGCCGTACGAGCCGCCGTCGATCTTGCCGAGCGCCCGCTCGACCTCGACCAGCTGGTCACGCAGCGAGTTGACGAGCACCTTGACCTCGCCCTGCTCGGCGGCCACCTGGCCGGAGTCGGCGAAGTTCTCGTCGAAGGTCAGGAAGCCGCGCCCCTCCGGCACCAGCTCCTGCAGCTGGCGCCGCAGCGACTCGCGCTCCTCCTCCAGGGAGGCGCGCAGGGTGGCGACGACCTGTTCCTGCATGGCGGACCAGGCTAGCGCCGACGGGCGCGGGGGTGGGACCGTTCGTACACCTGCCACAGCCGCTCGGTCGACACCATCGTGTACACCTGCGTCGTCGAGATGGACGCGTGGCCGAGCAGCTCCTGCACGGCCCGCACGTCGGCCCCGTGGTCGAGCAGGTGGGTGGCGCACGAGTGGCGCAGCACGTGGGGGGTCAGGCGGTCGTCCAGCCCGACCCGGCGGCCGTGCTTGCGCACCACCCCCCAGGCCCCCTGGCGGGTCAGCCGGCCACCCCTCGCGTTCAGGAAGACGGCCTCCGCGTCCCCCCGCCGGGCCCAGCGCCCGGGGACCAGCTCGGGCCGGCCGCCCGGGCCGAGCCAGGCGGCGAGCGCCTCGCGCGCCATGCGACCGAGGGGGACGACCCGCTCCTTCGACCCCTTCCCGAAGGCCCGCAGCAGCGCGGCGCCGAGGTCGACGTCGGCGAGCGACAGGCCGACCAGCTCCGAGATGCGCAGCCCGGTCCCGTACAGGACCTCGAGGATGGCCCGGTCCCGCCGGGCGACGGCGCCGTCGCCGACTACCGCGGCGATCAGCGCCCCCACCTCGTCCTCGGACAGCGCCTTCGGGAGCCCGGCGGGCACGCGAGGGGTGGCGACGTCCGCGCCGGGGTCGCTCCCGGTCAGCCCCTCCTCGGCGAGGAACCGGTGCAGCGAGCGCACGGCGACGGTCGCCCGGGCGACGCTGGCCGGCGCCCGGCCCTCGGCCCGCAGCCGGGCGACGTACCCGGTGACGACCGGCTCGTCCACGTCGTCGAGGCCCAGCCCGGCGGCGACCAGGTGGGCCCAGTAGGCGCGGAGGTCACGGCGGTAGGCGGCGAGGGTGGACGGCGACCGCCCCCGCTCGGCGGCCAGCCAGGAGAGGAACTCCTCGGCCTCGAGGGGCAGGGGCGGCGGCGGGTCAGCGGACGCCGAGGCGCTCACGGGCCAGCAGCAGGCCGATGATCGTCTTGGCGTCGACGATGTCGCCGGCCGCGATCCTCGCCGGCACGTCGGCGAGCGGCACCCGCTCGACGGTCATGTGCTGCTCCTCCACCCCCTGGAGGTCGGTGCCGACCGACGACAGGTCCTCGGCCAGGAACACGTGCGCGTGCTCGTCGCAGAAGCCGGGGGTGTTGAAGAACTCGCACAGCCGGGTCAGCCGGCCGGCCCGCAGCCCGACCTCCTCGGCCAGCTCCCGGTGGGCGGTCGACTCGGGGTCGCCGTCGTCGGCGTCGACCTTGCCGGCCGGGATCTCGAGCAGCAGCCGGTCGATCGCCGCCCGGTACTGCCGCACGAGCACGGCCGACCCGTCCTCGACCGCGACGACGGAGACGGCGCCCGGGTGGCGCACCACCTCCCGCTCGAAGCGCTCGCCGTCGGGCGCCTCGAACGTGCCCTCGACGACGGTGACGACGTGCCCCCGCCAGACCTCGCGCTCGTCGACCTGCCGGAAGCCCCCCACCCTCAGGCGACGGGGACGGCCGGCTCGGGCACGACGTCGACGTCGAACAGCGGCGGCTTGCGGCCCTCGGCCCGCTCCAGGGCGGCGGCCACGAGGTCCCGGAACAGCGGGTGGGGCCGGTTGGGGCGGCTCTTGAACTCCGGGTGGGCCTGGGTGCCGACCCAGAACGGGTGGCCGACGAGCTCGACGAACTCGACGAGGCGCCCGTCGGGCGACGACCCGGAGCACCGCAGCCCGGCGGCGACGAAGCGGTTGCGGTAGGCGGGGTTGAACTCGTAGCGGTGGCGGTGGCGCTCGGACACGACGGTCCTCCCGTAGATGCCGGCCACCTGCGACCCGGGCTCCAGCTCGGCCACGTAGGCCCCGAGCCGCATGGTGCCGCCGAGGTCGGTGACTCCCCGCTGGGTCTCCATGAGGTCGATCACCTTGTGCGGGGCGTGCGGGTCGAACTCGCTCGAGTTGGCCCCGCCCAGGCCGAGCACGTTGCGGGCGAAGTCGATGGTCATCACCTGCATGCCGAGGCAGAGGCCGAGGCACGGCACCCCGTGTTCCCTCGCCCACGCGGCGGCGGCGATCTTCCCCTCGATGCCCCTCGACCCGAAGCCGCCGGGGATCACGATCCCGTCGAGGTCCCGCAGCCGGCCCTCGGCCAGCAGCCCCTCCACGTCCTCGGCCTGCACCCAGTCGATGTCGACCCTGGCGCCGTGGTGGAAGCCGCCGTGGCGGAGCGCCTCGACGACGGAGAGGTAGGCGTCCGGCAGGCTGACGTACTTGCCGACGATGCCGATCCGCACCCGCCGGGTGGCCGCCTCCATGCGCCGGACGAGCGCCTCCCACTCGGACAGGTCGCAGCGCCGGTCGGCGAACCCGAGGAGCCGGCAGACGGCCGTGTCCAGGCCCTCCTCGTGGAGGACGAGCGGGATCTCGTAGATGTTCGAGGCGTCGGCGGCGTTGACGACGGCGTCGAAGGGCACGTCGCACAGGTCGGAGATCTTGCGCTTCAGGGCGTCGGAGATCGGCGTGGACGACCGGCAGACGATGGCGTCGGGCTGGATGCCCCGGCTGCGCAGGTCGGTCACCGAGTGCTGGGTGGGCTTGGTCTTCTGCTCGCCCGACGGGCCGATCCCCGGCACGAGCGTGACGTGGACGTAGCAGACGTTGTCCCGGCCGACGTCGAGGCGGAACTGCCGGATGGCCTCGAGGAACGGAAGGATCTCGATGTCGCCGACGGTGCCGCCGATCTCGGTGATGACCACGTCGGTCTCGTCGTCGTCGAGCCTCGTGATGCGGCGCTTGATCTCGTCGGTGATGTGGGGGATGACCTGCACGGTGCGGCCGAGGTAGTCGCCCCGGCGCTCGGCGTTCAGGACGGCCTGGTAGATCGACCCGGTCGTGGCGTTGGAGTCGCGGGAGAGGGCGACGTCGGTGAACCGCTCGTAGTGCCCGAGGTCGAGGTCGGTCTCGCCGCCGTCGTCGGTGACGAACACCTCGCCGTGCTCGAACGGGTTCATCGTGCCGGGGTCGACGTTGATGTACGGGTCCAGCTTCTG encodes the following:
- a CDS encoding prephenate dehydrogenase/arogenate dehydrogenase family protein, which encodes MTPRAAVVGTGLVGASVGLALRRQGWHVTGTDRDGARAERAREVGAVDAVGLDPAADLTVVATPVGAVAAEAAAALARGPGVVTDVGGVKAPVVAAVGSPRFVGGHPMAGSEQDGVDGASADLFEGATWVLTPTADTDPDAYAAVHAAVTSLGAEVVALPPERHDEIVAVVSHVPHLTAAALMALAAEGAGEDPALLRLAAGGFRDMTRVASGTPAIWPDVCGENRDAIVAALDRLLATLADVRAVVAAGDRRALLTALERARSARSNLPARWARPAGLVELRVPVPDRPGVLAEVTTLATDLGADIADLEIAHSAEGDRGVLLLLVDGEAGARLRDGLAARGYRASVAPLGRP
- the aroH gene encoding chorismate mutase, producing MPPAVRALRGATTVDADTPEQVRERVVALLSELMARNGVVEDDLISVLFTATADVRSMFPAEAARAVGFGAVPLLCAQELDVDGGKPRCIRVLIHLTTERARDELEHVYLEGAVDLRLDLAQ
- a CDS encoding pseudouridine synthase; translation: MPEAEGERLQKVLARAGLGSRRVCEELIEAGRVTVDGEVALLGRRVDPERARVAVDGVPIGVRPDLVHYLLNKPAGVVTTAADPQGRPTVVQLVPAEPRVFPVGRLDADTEGLLLLTNDGDLAHRLTHPSFGVDKEYLVAIEGRPTRAAVRRLREGVDLEDGRTAPARVAQVGPSLLRITIHEGRNRQVRRMCEAVGHPVTRLVRTRIGPLADRRLPPGAWRRLEVDEVRALERAAAGGPAAGREARGGEVPSGEARGGEAQSGEDRSGEAPSGDSRSGEGRGGEAPSGESRGGQARGGDGPGTEAGRAGQ
- the scpB gene encoding SMC-Scp complex subunit ScpB — its product is MTEPEIARAIEAIVMVAIDPVDPHLLAQLLEVAPARVDEACAALAAAYRAEGRGFELVRVAGGWRYQSAGDLAAYVERFALEGQSARLSAAALETLAIVAYKQPVSRAQVAAIRGVNVDGVLRTLQQRGYVEEVARDSGPGQAVLFGTTRLFLERLGLDGLADLPPLGEFVPGPDVAEALEHSLRTPPEAGAEADAGSA
- a CDS encoding ScpA family protein; its protein translation is MAYEVSTPVFEGPFDLLLHLILKEQVDLYDVPLARIVDAYLGELDRIRREAGAVDLEVATEFLLIAATLVELKSSRLLPGADDVDLDEELALWEERDLLLARLLECKTFKDAALALGRLADRAGRSLPRVAGPDERFADVAPDLLAGVAPADLRAAFLRAVAPKPAPRVDLDHVAPIRASVTDAVEELVDELPRVGRIGFRRLTASLAARLDVVVRFLAILELFRRGLVDLHQRGSFGDIEIVWVGAEGDEDGRPLVDLTTVDAYEG
- the trpS gene encoding tryptophan--tRNA ligase, encoding MPRVFSGIQPSGDLHLGNYLGALRRFAFAQHEADSFFCIVDLHALTVPQDPVRLRARTIEAAALYLAVGLDPDVCTLFAQSHVAEHTGLAWLLECTASFGELRRMTQFKEKSEGQDFVSAGLFTYPVLMAADILLYDTDEVPVGDDQRQHLELTRDVAIRFNSRFGDVFRVPEAAIPRVAARVMDLQRPTAKMSKSADSPQGTVLILDDPAVIDRKFRRAVTDTGTEVVYDPEEKPGVSNLLSILAAATDRTPEQVAEGYSQYGPLKADTAAAVIELLRPVQERYRELAADPGTVHAMLAKGAGKAEPVAVATLARARDAVGLVPRG
- a CDS encoding site-2 protease family protein, producing MSTTTVLLIAVLVPSVILHEVAHGVVALGFGDDTAKRAGRLTLNPLPHVDPFGTILLPALLALSGAGVIGWAKPVPVVPSRLRDPRRQLLWVSLAGPATNLLLSLAAALALRAFDPHGDVRLALVLTGVVNVVLAVFNLLPVPPFDGSALVERFLPARVLPAWHRARRWSMGVVLAVILLAPRALDGVFGWAIDRWAGLL
- a CDS encoding TraR/DksA C4-type zinc finger protein, with the protein product MQEQVVATLRASLEEERESLRRQLQELVPEGRGFLTFDENFADSGQVAAEQGEVKVLVNSLRDQLVEVERALGKIDGGSYGRCEVCGRDIAEPRLEAMPATRFCIDHA
- a CDS encoding site-specific tyrosine recombinase XerD; translation: MSASASADPPPPLPLEAEEFLSWLAAERGRSPSTLAAYRRDLRAYWAHLVAAGLGLDDVDEPVVTGYVARLRAEGRAPASVARATVAVRSLHRFLAEEGLTGSDPGADVATPRVPAGLPKALSEDEVGALIAAVVGDGAVARRDRAILEVLYGTGLRISELVGLSLADVDLGAALLRAFGKGSKERVVPLGRMAREALAAWLGPGGRPELVPGRWARRGDAEAVFLNARGGRLTRQGAWGVVRKHGRRVGLDDRLTPHVLRHSCATHLLDHGADVRAVQELLGHASISTTQVYTMVSTERLWQVYERSHPRARRR
- a CDS encoding NUDIX hydrolase, whose translation is MGGFRQVDEREVWRGHVVTVVEGTFEAPDGERFEREVVRHPGAVSVVAVEDGSAVLVRQYRAAIDRLLLEIPAGKVDADDGDPESTAHRELAEEVGLRAGRLTRLCEFFNTPGFCDEHAHVFLAEDLSSVGTDLQGVEEQHMTVERVPLADVPARIAAGDIVDAKTIIGLLLARERLGVR
- a CDS encoding CTP synthase — its product is MSARTKHIFVTGGVASSLGKGLTASSLGRLLTARGLRVKLQKLDPYINVDPGTMNPFEHGEVFVTDDGGETDLDLGHYERFTDVALSRDSNATTGSIYQAVLNAERRGDYLGRTVQVIPHITDEIKRRITRLDDDETDVVITEIGGTVGDIEILPFLEAIRQFRLDVGRDNVCYVHVTLVPGIGPSGEQKTKPTQHSVTDLRSRGIQPDAIVCRSSTPISDALKRKISDLCDVPFDAVVNAADASNIYEIPLVLHEEGLDTAVCRLLGFADRRCDLSEWEALVRRMEAATRRVRIGIVGKYVSLPDAYLSVVEALRHGGFHHGARVDIDWVQAEDVEGLLAEGRLRDLDGIVIPGGFGSRGIEGKIAAAAWAREHGVPCLGLCLGMQVMTIDFARNVLGLGGANSSEFDPHAPHKVIDLMETQRGVTDLGGTMRLGAYVAELEPGSQVAGIYGRTVVSERHRHRYEFNPAYRNRFVAAGLRCSGSSPDGRLVEFVELVGHPFWVGTQAHPEFKSRPNRPHPLFRDLVAAALERAEGRKPPLFDVDVVPEPAVPVA